The stretch of DNA ACCTTAATTGGGTAAGTGAAATGCCGTCAATGATGAAAGCTGAAAGTGTATTTTTTGCCGTGGGAGCAGCTCATTTACCTGGCGAGAATGGTGTAATTGAATTATTAAAAGCAAAGGGTTACACTGTTAAACCTGTTTTAAATTAATAATGTCTATTCAAAAGGAAAAAGAATTTCTCGTTCTGGTTGAAAAGCATAAAGGGATTATCCATAAGATTTCTAAAATGTACATGGATAATAGTGATGATCAAAAGGATCTATTTCAAGAGATTGTTCTCCAACTTTGGAAATCATATGATTCCTTTAACAAACAGAGCCAGTTTTCAACTTGGATGTATCGGGTAGCATTAAACACTGCAATCCTTTATTTTAAAAAGGATAAACGTAAGCCTGATACCGCTTTTGAGAATATTCCAGATACTATTGCAAACATAGATGATGATGCTGAAACGAAAGAGATTCAATTAGCTCATTTCTATAAAGCGTTGCAAAAACTGGATAAAATTGAAAAGGCGTTAGTTTTCTATCATTTAGAAAACTACTCTCACAAAGAAATTGGCGACAACCTTGGTATTTCCGAGGGAAATGCAAGAGTGAAATTAAACAGAGCAAAAAACAGATTAAAAGAATTGATTAAAGAACAAGGTTATGAATTTTGACGATTTAAAATCAGCATGGAATAACGATTCCGACAATAATATAGAAGTCCCTAAAAATTTAGATAGTTTAAAAGGTGCACAATCTCCAATTGATAAGGTTAAGAAAAACCTTCGATCAGAGTTTTGGTTAAATGTGGTATTTATTATACTTTTCTTTGCCCTACCATTCATCATTGATCGACTGGTTCCGATGTCTACCGTATTATATTATACGATCCTAATACTGACAGCTCTTCCAATGACCTACTATCTTATCAACTTCTACAAATTTTACGGAAGGATCAATAAGTTGGAAGTTAGTACAAAAGATAGTCTGAATGAGGTTTACTTTGAATTAAAGCACTTTATAGAGATCTACAAAGTAATGCAACACTTTATCTCGCCTAACTTCCTACTGATGGGGTTCATTATTGGAATTGGACCGAAGGTTGGCAAACTGTTGGATAAACTAGTTACCATTAAAGACCTGCACAGTGATGGCGTTTGGCTGGGAGTAGTAATCTTAGGGGCCTTTATTGTAGTAATGGTTGGCTTTTACTTTTACATTAATGCCCATATCAAATATTTTTATGGAAAGTATTTAACAGAACTAGGGAAAATAAGGGATGAATTAAAAGAAGATTAATTATGATTTATAAAAAGGGACGAGGTTATTGTTATCATTAACCTCGTTTTTTTATGCCTTTAAGCAGTTAATAAATATAGCAATCGCCGCAAATTATGCGGTGATTATTACTTTGTTTAAAACAGAAATTCTCTTTTTAATTACACAATAACCATCCCTTTCATAGAAATACTAACTACAACTTAAATGAAGGAATATTCCAGGGGTCATAAAGGTTATTAAAATCCATTTTTCCTACTTTTGCAAAATGGCCGGAATTTATATCCATATCCCTTTCTGCAAAAAAGCTTGTTATTATTGCGATTTTCATTTTTCAACCAACTGGAAAGTTAAAACTGAATTATTAGCTGCTATTGAGCAGGAACTTGAACTGCAACGAAATTACCTGAATGGAGAATCTGTTGAAACGGTCTATTTTGGAGGTGGAACTCCTTCTATTCTGACCGGGGAAGAAATAAATGCTATTTTGGACAAAATAAACACCCTCCATCATGTTGCTGCTAGTGCTGAAATCACTTTGGAAGCGAATCCTGATGATTTGGATGCAGCAAAAATTAAAGAGTTGCGCCAAACCGCTGTTAATCGTTTCAGTATTGGCATTCAGTCATTTTTTGATGAGGATTTGCAATGGATGAACCGTGCGCACAATGCTTCAGAAGCTAAATCGAGTATAATGCGAGCGCAGGATGCTGGCTTTGAGAATATTACTTGCGATTTGATTTATGGTTATCCGTTGCTGACCAACAAAAAATGGAAGGAAAATATTCAGACATTAATCGACTTACAAATTCCTCATATTTCTTCCTATTCAATGACTGTTGAGCCGCAAACGGCTTTGGCTTCGTTTATCAGAAAAAATAAACAACAGCCAATGAATGAAGAGCAAAGTGCTGAACAATTTCAGTATTTAATCGAAGAACTATCCAAGGCTAACTTTTTGCATTACGAAATCTCCAACTTTGGAAAAGAGGGCTGGCTTTCTAAGCACAATTCCAATTATTGGTTCGGCAAAAAATACCTGGGAATAGGACCATCTGCTCATTCTTTTAATGGAGAAACACGCCAATGGAACATTGCCAATAATTATAAATACATCGACTCATTAAGTCAAAAGAAAATTCCGTTCGAAGAGGAACTATTAAGCCCTGTTCAGCGTCTTAATGAATATGTAATGACTGCGTTGCGAACCATGTGGGGTATTGATCTGAAAAAAATTGAAAACAATTATGGAAAAGAATTCCTGGAAGAAATTATGCACACCGCTGAAAAATATATTGATAAGCAATGGGTAACCAATAATGAAGATAAATTAATATTAAGCAAAGAAGGTAAACTCTATGCAGATTTAATCGCTTCAGAACTATTTATTACCTAAAAAGTTCATTCCGTTAAAAACAACTTCGTCAAAATTACATTATATATACCACGCTTAACATTCATTGAAGTTATATTTGCATTTTCTTAATCGATTCTTAACATGGGATTTATACTTGAACCTATTGAGCGGATATCAAACATTAGCAAAGAAGAATTCGAAGAAAAATACCTTAAGCCCCGTAAGCCTGTTGTGATAACTGCCATGGCCCAAAATTGGCCAGCCTATGAAAAGTGGACTTTTGATTATTTAAAACAGGTAGTTGGCGACAAGGTAGTTCCTTTGTATGACAATGCTAAAGCGGATCCGTCTAAACCTATTAATGCGGCAGCCTCCGAAATGGCATTTACAGATTACATCGATCTGATTCAATCACAACCTACCGAACTTCGCATCTTTTTATTCGATATTTTCAAGCATGCTCCAAAGCTGCTGGATGATTATAAATGTCCGAAGGAACTTATGGGCGGTTTTTTAGATCGTTACCCTAATATGTTCTTTGGAGGAAAAGGCTCTGTTACGTTTTTACATTACGACATAGACCTTGCTCATATCTTTCATACGCATTTTCACGGACGTAAACATATTATTCTATTTGACTATAAGTGGAAAGACCGTTTGTATTGCATTCCGTTTGCCACTTATGCACTCGAAGATTATGATATTCTTAATCCAGATTTTCAAAAATTCCCAGCCTTAGATGGCATTCAAGGTATCGAATGTTATCTTGAGCATGGAGAAACACTATTTATGCCCACCGGATGGTGGCATTGGATGAAATATTGGAATGGCGGCTTCTCTATTAGCCTAAGAGCATGGGACCGCTCTCCAATTATCAAAGCAAAAAGTTTATACAATCTTACGGTTCAGCGCAAGTTCGATGATTTCATGAAAACCCAATTCAAAGTTAAATACATGAACTGGAAAGAGGAACTTGCCATTAAACGTGCCGAAAAAGCCCTGGCAGAAGGGTTGCCGAGATAGAAAAAGTCCATGGACCATAGTCCATAGTCCATAGTGAAGTAGATCGTAATATGATCCTTACTATGGACTATGGACTATGGACCATGGACTATGGACTATGGACTATTGTCCTACATTCTCCGCAAACGGAATTGGGAATGCTGGCCAAACATCATCACCTGGTCTATCCAAAGGCAGTTCTGCCAATCTGTTATACCTGCGCATATCTACCCAGCGATGTCCTTCACAGAATAAGGAATATCGACGTTGTTCAAGCATCTCATTCGTTAAAGCTGCAGCGGTAACCCCTCCGCCATAAACTACAAGATTATTACCTGTTCTAATTCGATTGATAGCAACAACTGCGTCTGGTAGCACATTTGTCTGAATCTTAGCTTCAGCATAAAGTAGAATCAATTCCTCATTTCTGATAATTGGAATTGGAGCCACATTGCTTTTATATACGGCTACATCATAATTACTAGAAAGCCCACTTTGTGTTGCCGGAGCATTTCGCAATGATGCTTTTTGCAAGCGAGTATCACCTGCTACACCATCCGTTATGAAATCCGGATGTGCAACCCTTACCTCACCGGTTGCATTAGGAGCTAAAAAGAACCTGTTTAGCTGATCTCCGGATGCGGTAGAAAAAACATGAAACACGCCAGTTTGAAAGCTCCCATTAAGATTAAAAAAAGATGCATTCAAATAGGTCAAGACATCAGTATATAATCCCCTGTAAGCCGCCACCCTCGCAGCTAAAGCCCGGTTAAACTTTTGAAAATCAGCAACACTGGGCGCCAGTGTTGTGGTAAATGCAAATTCTGCATTCGTTAACTGCGTGTTTCCTTGTTCTAAAAGGCCTGCAATTGCAGTTAAGGCATCATTGTAAGGAACTATAGGCCCAAGATTATTTGGATCTGCTACTTCTATTCTAACTCCATTGCTGCCTGTAAGGTTCAATGCTATTAAAAGTTCATATGCTTTGATTGTGTTAGCATATCCCCTATAGCCTTGTTTTTGAGCATCAGTAGGAGCTCCTGTATTATCAACTGAGGCCAATAATATATTACAATTCTTTACCGCACGATAAGTAGCATGCCATTGACGAGTCGTATAAAATGCATTATTATCCAACGTAGCGTTTTCCTGTCCAAGCAAATCTTGAGTGTAACGAGGTTCTGATCCGGCAAAACGATACATCTCACGACCAACTACTCCAACATCATCAAGGTAATACTCAATTGCATCACGCATTCCTGACTCACTACCAATGACAATATTATTAAGCTCTGAGATTGATGCATTAGAAAGCACTCCATTCAAACTCGGGTTATTAGGGTCAACTTCGTCATCGAGACTACACCCCGACGGTACGAATAACAGTAAGCCTAATAAAAAACTTAGTGTCAACATTTTATTTATATGACGTTTCATAATTGATTCTGTTAAGGATTAAAAGTCTATGCTAACGTGAAAAAACATACGTCTTGAAGAAGGGTAAGGAGTTACCTCCACATTGGTTGAAAAACCGGCCGAACCGAAGTTAGATACTTCAGGGTCATAACTGTCATAATTAGTTATTGTGAAAAGGTTCGTCGCTGATACTCCTACTTTAATACCTGATACAACTCCATTGAATGCATTCTTAAGCACATTAGGAGTAAAGGTGTAGTATAGTCCAATGTCTCTCAATCTGAAGAATGAAGCATCCTGAACAAATATTCTTGATGAAACACCTACTGTACTTATTCTGTCTAATGCATCAGGAACTCCATTGCCATTGGCATCACTATCATAATCATGACTAGTTCCTCCTAAATCATTTAAGAATTGAGAAAGGTTAATATTATCTCCTTTGTTTTTCCAGTGAAGCGTGAAGTTTAAAGATATATTTTTATAGATGGTAAAATCATTTATAAAATTCATCTGGAACTTAGGTTCAGCATTACCAAGTACGAAAACTCCATCCGAAGCCCCATCACCATCTATATCATCCAACCCTACAATCTGAGTTGGTGATTTACCCTCTTCAATACGGAAGCTACCTAATGTATTACTAAAACCACCCACGTTAAATGCAGGAATATCCAATTCCAGCATTTTTGCTCTGTTCATCCAGTACGCCGTCCTAAAATTCCACCTGAAGTTTGGACTAGTGAAAGGAACAATAGTCAACCCTAATTCAACACCTTGATTTTGAAGCGTTCCACCATTGATAACTTTTTGAACAAAACCCGTTGAAGGTTGAACATTCTGGGTAAATATTAAGTCGAATGCACGTTTATTATAATAAGTGGCATCAAAAGAGACCCTACTTTCCCAGAAACTTAGATCAAAGCCTGTTTCAAATTCTTTCTGACGCTCCTGCTTAATTTCGTCATTACCTTGTTGAACTGAACCTTGACTATTGATTACACCGATAAGTGTACCCCCCTGGCCTCCGATATTTGAGGCTGAAAACGAAGTGAATTTAGAACCGAATGGAGGGAAATTACCCGACTCGCCATATGCTGCACGCAATTTAAGCTGGGTGATTGAGTTAGATTTCCAGAAATCAAAGTTCTGTAAATTAACGGCTATTGATCCCTTAGGGAATGCCTGAAACTTATTTACATCTCCGTTATCGGAAGATTTGTCAAAACGAACACCTCCGGTCACAATCACTCTGTCAGAAAAGTTTACTTCTTCTTGAATAAACAAACCCCTGTTTTTACGTGGAGCCCTGTACTGAACTGCTGTTAAAGCAGAAGCCTGATTGACGTTGGTTTGAGTACCTATCAATTTCGTTGCGACATCCAAAATCTGATTCTGGTCAAAGTTTTCGGCTGTTGCTCCTGCTGATGTTGTAAAATTCCACTTTGTATCGCTCGTAGAATAAGTGTTAACAAGCATTGCAGAGTAGTTAGTATTTAAATTGTTTGTATTTCCTTGTATGGACGCACCGTCTGTACCATTACCATTCGATTGGAATTGCAATGAATTTGGAAATATTCCTTTTGTATAAAGGTTATAATAATCCAGCCCTCCTCTTAAAATGAGCTTAGTTGTCGAACGGTTATTCTGTTGAATAAAGGTTGTCAATGATAAGCCTCCAACAAAACGATTAACCCGCTCATTATTGGTCATTAACTCACGTGTTTGAAGTGGGTTAGATGCAGAATAAGGGTTATTAGGAAAAATACCTGATGCATTAGGATACAGGTTGGCATATGTTGGCGTCGATGAAAGAGCTACCCCATATGAAACACTATTATTATCATTATTGGTTAACCCACGGTCTGTAGAAGAATTAATATAATTAGTGGTTAACTGCACATTAAACCGATTGGATATCCGATGATCAACGTTTGCTCGTATTGAGTATTTTTGATAACCGCTGTTTTGGATAATCCCCTCTTCGTTTTGGTACAATCCTGAGAGATAAAAACTAGTCTTTTCACCTCCTCCTGAGACACTCAAAGCACTTGTAGTTAAAAATCCAGTTTCTCCATACATCTCTTGCTCATAGTCATAGATTTGACCAGCTGAAGAAGCTGTTCTAAAGGCTGATTTCTGAGCATCAACAGCAGGCTGATTGGTTACATTTCCATCATCATCTACTGTTTGGAAAAAGCTTTGGATTTTATTTTCATCCCATTGTCTAACCCCCAAAAGCTTTTGAGCTTTGGCCATTCCTAAATCTTGAGAGAAGGAAACTTTAGTTTTACCTTGCGTTCCTCGTTTAGTGGTTATAATAATAACACCTGATGAAGCTAACGCCCCATAAATAGCGGCTGCAGATGCCCCTTTAAGCACCTCCACATTTTCAATATCTCCAGGATTCAAATCGGCTATACGATTGGATGGGTTATCCTGGTTAGATGTTGCGCTACCATTTCGAGAAGCTGCCGTCACCACATTTAACCCTCCGGAAATAGATGAGTTATCCATCATTACACCATCAACAATATACAAAGGCTGCATTCCACTATTAATAGATGTTAAACCACGCAAACGAACAGACATCCCGCCCCCAGGGGCACCAGAAGAGGAAATAATATTAGCTCCCACTAATTTTCCGTTCAATGCCCCATCGAGCGTTTGCATAGGAGCATTCCCTGTAAGTTCCTTGGATGAAATTGTGGCTACAGCATTGGCTAGATTACTCCGTTTAACACTTGTTGCCAAACCAGTAACAACTACCTCCTCTAAACGGGCAACGTCTTCAATTAGTTTAATGTTTACTGTTTCACTTGCTGTTACAGTTTGCGGTTTGTAGCCAATTGAGACAAACTGAAGTTGCGAACCACTTGGAACATCTTTAAGTGAATATTCACCAGTGGCATCTGTGCTGGTTCCTTTTGTTGAGCCTTTTACTGTAACGGTTACGCCGGGAAGTGGCTCGTTTGTTCCCGCATCCGTTACCTTCCCTTTCACATTTAGTTGTGCAAATGCTAATTGGGGCGCTATTAACACCAATAAGAAAAATGAAATTAATAGCTGAGAACGTAAATGTCTTATTATCATAAGAATAATTGGTTATTTATATTAAGTTACTTAAAATAACTTAATATTAAATAATCACAACTTACTCATTATCAAAGATTTTACATCAGCACCTAAATCAATGCTAAAAAATGTAAATAAAGTCTGTTTTTTGACCTAATTACATTGATTTACTTGAACTTAGCATTATCATCTTGCCTTTGTTAACAATATTGTGCAATAGTCAGTCGATTTGTCTTTTTCTTGTTGCAATTTATGATTGTCTTAAGGGTCTAAAATCTATTTAATAGTCATTAATCCAGAGGTGTTTTGTAATTACCCTTAACGTTTAAGCGCCATGGCAGAAAATTATTTAACCAGACTTCAACATCATCTACCGTTTTAAAACATTAAATTTAGATATGCGTTATTCATCATTACTAGAATGTCGTGATTACAAATAATCACAACCAATAGCTATTAAATTCAGACCGTTATGAGAGGCTACGCTTTTACCAAATATATTCCGGAAAATTTACCCAAGGGTGGATTTGATAACTTGCTAAAGCTATTCATTCAATTGCTAAACTATACTGCAGGAGATGCTAATGAAGCCCTTTCGTGGATGAATGAACTTGACAAGCAATATAATCTTACCAATGACGAATACGGAATTGGTGATTTTATTGAAGACCTAAAGAAACGAGGTTATTTAACGGACGACAACGAAAAAGGCGGCTTTGTAATTACAGCAAAGTCTGAACAAGTAATTAGAAGGTCGGCTCTGGAAGAGATCTTTGGAAAGCTGAAGAAATCCGGTAATGGTACCCACCAAACTAATTATTCTGGACAAGGTGATGAACCCAACGCTGAACGTCGCGAATATCAGTTCGGCGACAACCTGGAACAGATTGACATGACTCAATCTATTCATAATGCCCAAATTAATCATGGTTTAGGTGATTTTC from Solitalea canadensis DSM 3403 encodes:
- a CDS encoding RNA polymerase sigma factor, whose translation is MSIQKEKEFLVLVEKHKGIIHKISKMYMDNSDDQKDLFQEIVLQLWKSYDSFNKQSQFSTWMYRVALNTAILYFKKDKRKPDTAFENIPDTIANIDDDAETKEIQLAHFYKALQKLDKIEKALVFYHLENYSHKEIGDNLGISEGNARVKLNRAKNRLKELIKEQGYEF
- the hemW gene encoding radical SAM family heme chaperone HemW; protein product: MAGIYIHIPFCKKACYYCDFHFSTNWKVKTELLAAIEQELELQRNYLNGESVETVYFGGGTPSILTGEEINAILDKINTLHHVAASAEITLEANPDDLDAAKIKELRQTAVNRFSIGIQSFFDEDLQWMNRAHNASEAKSSIMRAQDAGFENITCDLIYGYPLLTNKKWKENIQTLIDLQIPHISSYSMTVEPQTALASFIRKNKQQPMNEEQSAEQFQYLIEELSKANFLHYEISNFGKEGWLSKHNSNYWFGKKYLGIGPSAHSFNGETRQWNIANNYKYIDSLSQKKIPFEEELLSPVQRLNEYVMTALRTMWGIDLKKIENNYGKEFLEEIMHTAEKYIDKQWVTNNEDKLILSKEGKLYADLIASELFIT
- a CDS encoding SusC/RagA family TonB-linked outer membrane protein, with the translated sequence MIIRHLRSQLLISFFLLVLIAPQLAFAQLNVKGKVTDAGTNEPLPGVTVTVKGSTKGTSTDATGEYSLKDVPSGSQLQFVSIGYKPQTVTASETVNIKLIEDVARLEEVVVTGLATSVKRSNLANAVATISSKELTGNAPMQTLDGALNGKLVGANIISSSGAPGGGMSVRLRGLTSINSGMQPLYIVDGVMMDNSSISGGLNVVTAASRNGSATSNQDNPSNRIADLNPGDIENVEVLKGASAAAIYGALASSGVIIITTKRGTQGKTKVSFSQDLGMAKAQKLLGVRQWDENKIQSFFQTVDDDGNVTNQPAVDAQKSAFRTASSAGQIYDYEQEMYGETGFLTTSALSVSGGGEKTSFYLSGLYQNEEGIIQNSGYQKYSIRANVDHRISNRFNVQLTTNYINSSTDRGLTNNDNNSVSYGVALSSTPTYANLYPNASGIFPNNPYSASNPLQTRELMTNNERVNRFVGGLSLTTFIQQNNRSTTKLILRGGLDYYNLYTKGIFPNSLQFQSNGNGTDGASIQGNTNNLNTNYSAMLVNTYSTSDTKWNFTTSAGATAENFDQNQILDVATKLIGTQTNVNQASALTAVQYRAPRKNRGLFIQEEVNFSDRVIVTGGVRFDKSSDNGDVNKFQAFPKGSIAVNLQNFDFWKSNSITQLKLRAAYGESGNFPPFGSKFTSFSASNIGGQGGTLIGVINSQGSVQQGNDEIKQERQKEFETGFDLSFWESRVSFDATYYNKRAFDLIFTQNVQPSTGFVQKVINGGTLQNQGVELGLTIVPFTSPNFRWNFRTAYWMNRAKMLELDIPAFNVGGFSNTLGSFRIEEGKSPTQIVGLDDIDGDGASDGVFVLGNAEPKFQMNFINDFTIYKNISLNFTLHWKNKGDNINLSQFLNDLGGTSHDYDSDANGNGVPDALDRISTVGVSSRIFVQDASFFRLRDIGLYYTFTPNVLKNAFNGVVSGIKVGVSATNLFTITNYDSYDPEVSNFGSAGFSTNVEVTPYPSSRRMFFHVSIDF
- a CDS encoding cupin-like domain-containing protein, with amino-acid sequence MGFILEPIERISNISKEEFEEKYLKPRKPVVITAMAQNWPAYEKWTFDYLKQVVGDKVVPLYDNAKADPSKPINAAASEMAFTDYIDLIQSQPTELRIFLFDIFKHAPKLLDDYKCPKELMGGFLDRYPNMFFGGKGSVTFLHYDIDLAHIFHTHFHGRKHIILFDYKWKDRLYCIPFATYALEDYDILNPDFQKFPALDGIQGIECYLEHGETLFMPTGWWHWMKYWNGGFSISLRAWDRSPIIKAKSLYNLTVQRKFDDFMKTQFKVKYMNWKEELAIKRAEKALAEGLPR
- a CDS encoding RagB/SusD family nutrient uptake outer membrane protein; this encodes MKRHINKMLTLSFLLGLLLFVPSGCSLDDEVDPNNPSLNGVLSNASISELNNIVIGSESGMRDAIEYYLDDVGVVGREMYRFAGSEPRYTQDLLGQENATLDNNAFYTTRQWHATYRAVKNCNILLASVDNTGAPTDAQKQGYRGYANTIKAYELLIALNLTGSNGVRIEVADPNNLGPIVPYNDALTAIAGLLEQGNTQLTNAEFAFTTTLAPSVADFQKFNRALAARVAAYRGLYTDVLTYLNASFFNLNGSFQTGVFHVFSTASGDQLNRFFLAPNATGEVRVAHPDFITDGVAGDTRLQKASLRNAPATQSGLSSNYDVAVYKSNVAPIPIIRNEELILLYAEAKIQTNVLPDAVVAINRIRTGNNLVVYGGGVTAAALTNEMLEQRRYSLFCEGHRWVDMRRYNRLAELPLDRPGDDVWPAFPIPFAENVGQ